The genomic stretch TATGCGGAAAATGGAGGGGAGGGGAGGCAGGTTAAAGCTTATACTCTTCTACCATTTGCTACAGAAATAATGTAAAATGATTATTCTATTCTTAACCATcaaatttatagtattatttgtCATTCTTTACTTTAGATACTTGCTGTCTTTACTCATTGATAGAGTGTAGTTTTTAAACGAAAAAATATGGGATATGACATTATATAAGAATAGTGGTACTCCTACTTCATATCAGATCAActgtattaatttaattttgatgcGAAGATGCCGTACTTTTCGTcggcataaataaataaattataaaagcGTCAAACTAGAAATAAACGATTAAGTTTGACTGTTTTAGCAAATTTTTCTACAATCACATGGGGTGTTTTGACAAATACATATGACTGATTTGCTATGAGTGAACTGCAACTGTCGGTCATCAGCGTGcttgatttgaaatttcaaactcACTCTATTCccatccgtccataaaaaatattcGGATGATAATTAGTAGAGAAAATGGATAAATTTCTCCATAAAGAATATATTCATTATGGCCAATAATTAGTagagaaaattaataaaatagaatgagaaaaaaaatatatgaatttgtTTTCAATAAAAATGAGATTAATTTTGATATACAGACTGATTAAACAAACTATTTTTATATCATGCCAACCTTGGTTGCATATGATTGTAAATATGATAACGAGGCGATTTCTAGCCAATTttgatcataaaaaaaataaccaaAACTACACAAGCACTTAATAGTTAGCCGATTTACGATTTTTCAGGCAAAATTAGCATCAAAGCCTTTTTTGACTGTCGTCTCTCATTTTCTCTATGTGAACATGATAAATTTTATAACTAATAGTGAACTACATgcctgatttttattttatatcgtttttttacctataaatcacatttttggtacctaattcaattttcaccccaaaataccctctaaacaaatacatttttccatttgtgtcataGAAGATATTTTGAACATAtacaaaactagtaccaaaagtTATACTATCTTTcctcattctcctcactctttatactattattattaatcaatattaattattattttgatgttataaattaataattaatttattttttaatatcattcaaatatacttaaAAAATTTCGGCTCAATTATTGTTATAAcatttttagtattataaaaataatgtatattatttaattaaaaatattcaattaatttaattaggtatttattttttatttatattatgaatgtaattagatatatatatataatatatatatatatatggatgtattcatttcctttttgtatcttttgttctttgttctttttaatctcagccccacgattttgtcatccgacggttagattagtgtcacgtgtcatttaataatgcagattttcagttgaataatgcacaccgactaataatgcaccattatagtgtaataatgcagatcatctggaccgttgatgaatgagatctaacggcccatattaagaagaataaatgacctaagggatgaataggagaataacgctcccctaatacactaaaaagaaagaagaaaaagaagagaaaagaaaaaagatgatACATAAATtgaggagaaaaaagaaagaagaaatgaagataaaatactaaaaagaaagaaggaaatgaaaaaaaaagaagaaactaaagaagaagaaaaaaagaaataagaaaggaagaaaaaagaaatcacatgtttggtttGGTACTATTTGATTGAAATTTCTAAAAGTATCCTCcataataaaaaatcacatatttggtacctacagttatttttgtcatggggtaccaaaaacgatatataAAACAAAGTTtatgtaccatttatgtgcaaAAGTTAAAGATgtggtaccatttatgtagttcactctataacTAATACGATAATTCAGCGTTTTGTTGGGCTATGCTATTTATCTGTTAAATAAGTAGCATCATAATCATCACTAAATGACTTGTGCATTCGCTTCTATTATCGGATACTATAGTTATGTAGTACTTACATTTTTTTGGGAGAATAAAAGTTTTATGCATAATTATACACATATTTGCAGATGCTAAATATTTTGAATCAACTCGAGTTGTATAAGgagtactagtagtactatacaCAATTTATGTTTGTGCTGCCTCAAAAACAGAGGCGGTAATATATTGGGCTGAGGCCCAAGTAATATTCAGCTCCTGTGATACCGTTAATATGTTAAATGAAAGCCCATTTcgaaatacaaaaaaaaagacgaaatcaatttatttttaaaaatataatacaaaaaaaaaagaagacgaAATCAATAATTTAAGTTAGGCACAATATCTAATGGCCTATATTTCGGTTGTATCATCAATTATGTCACTACAATcttaatacataaataaaaatactgaGCTTATTAATGATGTCAACCTGTTGCAACGTTGATGCATTTGTCTACATCTCTGACTAAATAACATAAGGGtgatgatttagagacataatgtctccaaGACATAATACCCCTATGTCAATTTGACATAAACCAAATTATTATATAGACTAACATACccttattttgaattaaataataattgaataaataaatatatatcaattaatcataaaagGAAAGGCAATTCATATCAAATTACTATCTTTTATCTAATTATAcatcaataaaattattatcaaAAGTCAACTCATATCAAATTACACTCTTTAACTAAATAGTAAGTCAtttgcatcaaattattttattagtattaaataattattaaaattctatgtcataaaaatgactacatgcatatacatacttaatttcttagtgttatcgtccaacgaaatagtaatagtcattctcataaaattattttattagtagtattaaataattattaaaattccaaGTCATTAAAATGActgcatgcatatacatacttaatttcttagtgttatcgtccaacgaaatagtaatcgtCATTCTCATCAAATAAATACACACAACTTTCCTAATCAAGTAAttgttatatataaataaatgtttttatatgCATAAGGGTAGTATAGTATATAtacaaaacatttatttaaataaaaatataaaacaagctaaaatgactactttaacctcattatgtcttagacattatgtctccaaaacattTTCCATAACATAAATACAGACAAAATCATTTCATGGAGCAATCATTCGTATTATGTAGACACAACTTTAGTTTTGCGATAATTAATGTCAAGTTATCAGTACATGTGTATATATGATGTCTGGACTGCATCAAGGCAGTAACTCTATAATAATTATGACAACTTAGCACACATTTGAATGTTTGATTATCCAGTAGTTACATATGATAGTGTTATTTAACTAGATTCAAGAGGTAACGTAATCAAATTGGTCAAAtcgatttaaaattttaaaccgCATTAAAAATAGTTGATTATTCACTTTATCTTATACGAATAAACAGTAGAACTAGTAGGAGTATCAATTAATAGTTGACAATCGAAAAGGCATAAAAATGGTGTGTTGACAATTATACATTCCATAAAAAACTAGTATTTGACATTTTTATTGGCGATGTAAATAAATGATTTGATGCAAatcaatgtatttttttattttgttttttaaggaACTAATGTATTGTGTCAATATTTCCTTCACAAACAAGTCACGTAATCATAATGATTGAATGAGCTATGTTGAATATTTAGAAGATCACATCACGTTTAGGAATAACTGATTTGCAATATAGGATAAAATATATAGTTCTTTGGTTTGAACTAAGTTTTAATGTGTAAATATAATCAAATATGAATTGTTCTCTTCTGTATTTCGACCGGTATAAACTTGTAAACAGATGACGTGCATATTATCTAATCCAATAATGCAATATTATATTGGAATAAGATAAAATGTCGGTAATGATATTATCATAGAAATGTCTACTTTATATTCGACTTAATTACCTCGTCAAATTGctattacaaatttttttttgtcttatATACATGAGTGAGATAATAATTTAGTAGAACTGCGGAAAcccttttgaattttgaatttctttGCTGAAAATAATGTGTGAGCAAAGAAGTTCTAACTGTTTTTATGAGAAATAATGACGCTATCATGCTATCACATGGAATTTATTTCAGTCCAATTCCATTAGACTTACCCATatattgaaagaaaaaaacaattttaatgCAATTTATCAGAGCGTTAACAAAATGGTACGAATGCACACAATATACCATGAAAATAACTAGTTTCATGTGAAAATTATGTTGAAAATTTATCAGGTTTCAAAATTGTGATTTTCTCTTGGATAACTTTTAAACATTGAAATCGTCTAACTAATTGGCTACCCCAGATTCATGATATGTTTGTTTATTGCAATATTATAACACTATCATAATATTGTCATGGCTTGATTAGTGATTATTGAAATCATACAACATTAGTTAGCACTCATTTCacttcatcattcatttctccATTAAACTCTTGAAAATAATATTCTCGCACGCCAAATAAATCACCATGCCTCATAATTGAGTCACTTAACTGCATAACATTTCATAGTTTGTTAATTCATTAATTGAGTACATTCCTCTAAAAAAGTCCTAATAGTTCAGTTTTAATTCTAAAACGATAAACATGCATACTATAAAAGTCACATTAAAGTCGTTAGATGACTGAATAAAATTTTGTCACTCAAGCTCTATCAATTTATGCTCGAATTCATTTCCCGTTCAAATTTGACATTTTCAAATctatatactcctatattaaTGAATAAGAGACAACAAGACATCATATAGTATAAGACAACAGCAACGTAATCTGAACTCAATTTTCAAAATCTTAGTAAATTATATAAACCTGCATTCAGACAAGGCGTGTGAAGGCAATTAATAAATTTTCCAGACGTGTCATTACCATTACAGAGAAAATTAGTGTATTAAACCATAAAATCAGAAAGCTCATTTCCCACGCTCGGTCAAATTACGAGGGCTGCCAAATTTTTAATAGTCAAGCTAGCGCTACAAATCAGAAAAATCATGATTAGAaacaagaaaatatttaattaaatttaaaaaaaaaacccacgTATATATACACAAGAAAGAAAATTGAAGGCCCAAAAAAGCAATTAAACAAACTAGAAACATAAtcgtgtttttttaaaaattaattaatcatcatCTATCATCCCTAGCTAGTCTTCAACTACCAACTACTGATCATCACGAAGCCGTCTTCGCATGCGGCGGCGAGAGTGAAAAAGCGGCGGTAGAGgatgtggcggtggtggtgacAACCCTTTCACAGGAAGGACACATGGTGAGGGTGGTGGCTGGGAGCTGCATGTAAAATGGCTGAGAAGCTTTAAGAGCTCTTAATTCTTGGAGCTCTTTTTGCAACCTCCTGTTCTCTTCTGTCAGCGTCTCACAACACCTTTTTAAATACTCACAATCTACCTCTGTCTGTTTCAATTTGGTCCTGCCAAAATATCATAAATGTTACCAAATTATTGTCACATTTAATTACTCACGAGATTCAAGAAACTCTTTGCTTTATTCTTCTTCACACGAAAAGGGGCTgaaatatttattgttttacATTTAGTAGTACTACCTTGCTCTTCTGTTTTGGAACCACACTTCAACTTGCCGAGCTCGGAGATTCAATTGCTTCGCTAGTGCAAGCTTCTGCTTctgcacatatatatatatatatatatatttttacaccacaatcaatttaaattacataaaatataagaaaaaaagaaatactactacaCAAAGAGACTTACGGGGTTGAGGGTGTTGTGCTCCTTGAAGCTCTCTTCGAGGAAAGCAGACTGGTCTTTGGTGAGCCGGAGTTTCTTTCTGGCCAAGCCGTTTTCCTCATCGTCGCTTCCTGCGCCGCCGCGATCGGCTTCTGCTTCGCCGTTAATGGCTGATAATTGCTCGAAATCTCTCTTCCCCCTCGCGCTTCGGAACATGGAGAAATCCATCTGAAACGACGACACCGCGCTGTTTGGAGATGacgccgccgccgtcgccgtTTCATGATCTCTGCTGCCGTCGTCGCCTTTTCTGCTCGCCTCCGTCGCGCCTTCCACTGcggaaattaaaataaaaaagtcttTAATTAATTGACcgaacaaattaattaatagtataataaaAGCAATGAAATTAGGAGAAAAATTTGCATTTGTCTTTGAGCCAAGGGAAAGGAAGCTTGTCTGAAGAGGGGTGGCTTCTTTGAACCGGGGAGAATGGGAGAAGATCTAGCTGAACCGGTGGATCTGATGAAGAACCCCGAATCGGATCGTCGGAGAACCGGCTTTCGTCGCTTTTGTCGCCGCCGTCGGAACTCACTTTTCCGGTAGACATGCAGAACCCTAAATCTTTGCTGTGAATTTTCTGGGGTTTTTCATGAAACGAAAAGGGCTTCGGTGTATCACCCAAGCTCAGAGCTAACTCCATAGATagatcagagagagagagagagttaaaGGAAGGAGAAGGATGGATGGGAACTGAAAGAGGCTGAGCCAATTTAAAAGGCGATCAAATAGAAAGGGCTTTTATTAATGATTTGGCTTATGCAATCAAAAGGGAAATATtagtggaaaaagaaaaaagataaatatatgTGCACTAGGGTTGACAATCGCACATGAATCCAACGAAATATactgatcgaaacattggttcaaACACAGGCCTATATGCTTCTTctgtatgaaaaaaaaaataaaaaaaataagttaatTGCTTTTGGCCAAATGCAATCATTTTTATCAATATTATATTGTAGATTTTGTGTAATGCaagaaaaatattagtagtaagaTATTCAATTAGATACGGAggtttttttataatatacacAGTCTCGGGGACAAACATTCGGCAAGCTGTAAAGCTTATGATATATTTTTCCTTGGTAGGTGTAAAGGTCATGATACGCCAAGGgtatttaatttgtatttttattgaataatattttatgttaaattataaataatcgttTTTTTGAtttcaaagaaaaagaaacaagTAGATGAATAATTTGCATATAGGTTTGGCAAATCTACAAGTTAATTAAGAAGAGACCAATTCACGGCTGGCGCCTGGCGGAATATAATTTAAAGTGATAACTAATTGTTGTTAAATAattgtacaataattaaaagttCACGTTGATAACTAGAATTAGCTTACATTAAAGTAAGAAAATAGGTTATTTAGCATTTAAAGAGTTAATAATGTTATGACTGCTAATTTAGTTAATGAGCACCGTTTTTAtttcttaggccatccacaacgatGTCACTAAaacgtcccttaaattactatttgcgggtcccattgtacttttttacttcatctcttaactaagggacgaaacCTGCAATCCTCcctcccttaaattactattcatttaattttattttttatttttatttccaaccaaattcaattaaaaaaacacacttcattaaaaataaaattacaacataaaataaaaacacaacttaaaattcaaaaaaaaaagacataattaaaatcctaaaaaaataaaaatgacataatttaaaatacaattttatagaaaataaaaaaaactactccgccggcgaatcatcccccgaaggcggtggaggtgcactgaagccgtgaggaggcggaatgccaagttgtgctgccataaacgtAATTCCGTTaagccagcgtttctttggggccgtacggatgccggcctagatcctcctccttgtccgcctccgcctccgccctggagcttccaccgcctcggcctcctccccagcctcggccttcttccggagtgggttcaacggaataatcctccgAATCttggataatccctgcgaataccgcggggcggagggacagacgtatgcatccacgtcaaaattgggtggttagtaccccccggcgtcgacgaaccctgggtgcccggcatCGACGAACcagaaccacccaatgtgttgtacatgctcccccagtcgccgaacgcgttgagatcccacccgccggagccgccaccgccggagtttccgttgccggacattttgtgatgagatgttagatgaaaattggagaggaaatggaaatgatttgggaagaatagatgtgtagttgtgcatgaaatgagaatgaattaggagtatttatagagtaaaaaatggaaaacggctataaacgataatattaccgtttttaattttttatctttttatttaattcgaattttaaaaaaatgatttattgcgtcagcgtgacgatgcccactcgcgggccggcgagtgggcgtcacgcatggcgccggggctcgccacgtcgcctcggcgcgtggcgagaagTCTTGCCACTCGTCACGCAGTGACGGAACGCGGAACTGGCCGGGGACGaactggggacgagacgggacactgcaacgcgtcacgccgtcGTCCCATCCCTCCGTGACGGAATACGggtcacccgcgtgacgcgttacGGGTGGCCttagtttgtgtattttttatatattggtaATTCAGTGttccaaatttcaaataattgtGTTAAGTGTGACACTTCTATTTTAGAGAACGAATTTAGAAAATGATATTTGGTGAGTTGTATTATACTAGTAGaaaataagagcatccgcagcggtgcgtgcgtgcgtccgtccgtgccagcggcgcggcaccgcCTGCTCGCCGCTGGCGAGCACGTctgttgggattcaatacgcacaagactttcacacactcaggtgaatcacacacacactcacagttgtatgataactcacaatgcagaagaacacacactcacacttagagtatcgaagatggtaatcttggagagaaaacttgaaaactctttattgattttcactactaactacgtacatggttttgagctatttaaagctctacaatcaagtagcaactgctactaactaactacaagaagaatcaagaaagcaagaagaataactgctacatctcggctaactaactgctgcaccaacggctagtttctctaggccgaactttcttctcggttcaagaccgaactgttgcttcttctttttcggctcaagacgaactctattcttgactcaagaccgaactttcttttcggctcacaaccgagcactctcttcggctcacaaccgagctcccttctcggtttacaaaccgaactcctttctcggtacacaaaccgaactcctttgcttctcggctcaagaccaactgtcttctcggctcaaagccgaactcaaagccgagctcaaagccgagcttccttcttcttctcttcttcttccaactgaaatgagcactccattattacaattctccacctgagggctcatctcagttctcgcacaaacattgatcaacttcttgcaatgatcaaacttgtctctacttagagatttagttagcatatctgccggattgtgcaaggtgttaatcttaaccaccttcacccttcccctttcaatctcatctctaataaagtgcaactttatgtctatatgcttgctcctttcatggaaacccggatgtttagccaagcatatagctgagctgctgtcacaatgaatcaccattgtttcttggtcaaaaccaaaatcagaaattactccctggatccaaaagctctcctgtacagctgcagtgagagctatatactctgattctgtagttgagagagcaactacactctgcagacctgatttccaactgatcacagttccaaacatggtgaacaataacctgtttgagactttctggtgtccagatttgcagcatagtctgcatcacaatacccctgcacaacctcctcagatccaccttcccagccattgaacacaatcccccagtccttagttgacttcatgtacctcaatatccatttaagagcattccaatgctccttccccgggtctgccatgtatctgctagtcactgagatagcatgagcaagatctggtcttgtacaaatcatagtgtacatgatactcccaacaacactagcataagggatagcctccatctcatcagcctcttgcttagttttaggagcttgttcctttgataatctgaaactctgggacaagggtgttgaggcaggtttagcattctccattctgaatctctgcataactttgtcaatataatcagtttgcagcatccacagcttcttgcagcctctatctctctgaatatgtatgcctaggatcttccttgactctcctagatccttcatttcaaagctcgacttcagatcttgtttaactttctgaatttctgtcatagaagggcctgcaagtagcatatcatccacatagagtaataggtaggcaatgggagtcctgcctgccttcttgatgtaaatacaatcatcatattctgacttggagaagccaatcttcttcatctgtgcatcaaacttcttattccactgtctaggactttgcttaagtccataaagacttttctgtagcaggcacaccttgccttcttctccagtcttcacatagccctctggctgttccataaagatagtctcctctagatccccattgaggaaggctgtcttcacatcaagctgttgtagctcccagtctagctggttcacaactgccaacaagatcctaatcgaagtgtgcttaacaactggagcaaatacttcattgaaatcaattccttcttgctgtgtgaagcccctagccaccagccttgccttgaatctgattctatctttatcagtggtctcaatctttttcttaaacaaccacttacaactgatcagcctcctttcttttccatctgtagtcagtctggatttatccaccaaaatccatgttttgttcttgagtaaagattccatttcctcattcatggcttcaatccacctttctctgtctttactcttcatggcttctttatatgtgagaggATCTGCAATATCAATGCCCTCA from Salvia splendens isolate huo1 chromosome 4, SspV2, whole genome shotgun sequence encodes the following:
- the LOC121801418 gene encoding homeobox-leucine zipper protein HAT14-like, with the protein product MELALSLGDTPKPFSFHEKPQKIHSKDLGFCMSTGKVSSDGGDKSDESRFSDDPIRGSSSDPPVQLDLLPFSPVQRSHPSSDKLPFPWLKDKLEGATEASRKGDDGSRDHETATAAASSPNSAVSSFQMDFSMFRSARGKRDFEQLSAINGEAEADRGGAGSDDEENGLARKKLRLTKDQSAFLEESFKEHNTLNPKQKLALAKQLNLRARQVEVWFQNRRARTKLKQTEVDCEYLKRCCETLTEENRRLQKELQELRALKASQPFYMQLPATTLTMCPSCERVVTTTATSSTAAFSLSPPHAKTAS